tacatttatcactttatcaaatacctaaaattagaatcagattagaacgttagaacaatctaggcaagaacagaccattcattccaacaaagcttgccaatccaatccccttaattatttcaaaataacatcaagtcaagttttgaaagccaCAAAActgctactgtctaccacactacttggtcacttattctgtgtgtctgtggttctctgtgtgaagaaaaacatcctaatgtttgggtggaattttcctttaacaagtttccaactgtgcctccatgttcttgatgaactcatttaaatgtcgcagtcttgatccactggactaattcccttcataaatttaaacacttcagttatgtctcctcttcatctctttttgcttaaactgaaacggCTTGAATGTAAATGATTAGCACATCATTTGAGAGGATCTTTTCTGAACCTGCATTATTTAAAACAGATATTTTGTTTGGTTTGTTGTCTGTTATTGAGGTGCGTGTTCTCATCATGCTTAAATTGAACTAGCTCTCCAGGgcctttagcaaaaaaaaaagagtctgggaagggatttaaCAAGCTCTCTAAACATACGGAAATCAACCATTCCTGGTCCTGAAGATCATCTACAACAGGGGtgagcaaagtcagtcctggagggccgcagtggctgcaggtttttgttccaacacaattgcttaataagaagctctgattggtcaagtaacacttctgcttcatttttattgtgtcactcgttaggattttgaacccttattgtttattttaggcTTAAACAGTTGTAGTCTCCATTTGTAAATGCTCCTAAttaactacagttaggtccataaatatttggacagagacaacttttttctaattttggttctgtacattaccacaatgaattttaaatgaaagaactcagatgcagttgaagtgcagactttcagctttaattcagtgaggtgaacaaaacgattgcataaaaatgtgaggcaactaaagcattttttaacacaatccgttcatttcaggggctcaaaagtaattggacaaattaaataactggaaataaaatgttcatttctaatacttggttgaaaaccctttgctgacaatgacagcctgaagtcttgaactcctggacatcaccagatgctgggtttcctcctttttcagctctgccaggcctttactgcagcggctttcagttgctgtttgtttgtgaacctttctgtctgaagtttagtcttcaacaagtgaaatgcctgctcaattgggttaagatcaggtgactgacttggccattcaagaattttccacttctttgctttaataaactcctgggttgctttggctgtatgttttgggtcattgtccatctgtatcatgaaacgccacccaatcaatttgactgcatttagctggatttgatcagacagtatgtctctgaacacctcagaattcattcggctgcttctgtcctgttcTGTTCtgtccttctccatacttttttcttgccatcattctggtagaggttgatcttggtttcatctgtccaaagaatgtttttccagaactatgctggcttttttagatgttctttagcaaagtccaatctagcctttctattcttgaggtttatgagtggcttgcaccttgcagtgcaccctctgtatttactttcatgccgtCTTCTCtctatggtagacttggatatcgatacgccgaccccctggagaatgttgttcacttggttggctgttgtgaaggggtttctcttcccatggaaatgattctgcaatcatccaccactgttgtcttccatggacgtccaggtctggttgcgttgctgagttcaccagtgcttgatttctttctcaggatgtaccaaactgtagattttgccactcgtaatattgtagcaatttctcggatgggttttttactgttttcgcagcttaaggatggcttctttcatctgcatggagagctcctttgaccgcatgttgtctgttcacagcaaaatcttccacatgcaagcaccacacctcaaatcaactccaggccttttatctgcttaattgataatgacataacgacggacttgcccacacctgcccatgaaatagcctttgagtcaattgtccaattacttttgagcccctgaaatgaagggattgtgttccaaaaaatgctttagttgcctcacatttttatgtaatcgttttgttcacctcactgaattaaagctgaaagcctgCACTGCAACTTcattggagttgtttcatttaaaattcattgttgtaatgtacagaaccaaaattagaaaaaagttgtctctgtccaaatatttatggacctaactgtactcacgtataagttgggtcttgaaacccgaaaaatcgatcataaaatcaaaccccaattaatacacccgttcaaaaatacgacacttaatttatttttttacatcttcttgcctcctccaatctcccaccagtttctcagacgcattgaattttgttgtagcagcgcagCTACCAAATTCTTTCGCtgcttcaatgacgtttaatttaaaaccaacttcatattttcttctgatcgaacgctctatcatagataagggatgctcttatgatacagatgtatgagggtgtgagatacaaaaatcacaaatcagTGTAAACGTTGCTTCGTAATAGTTAggatattaccgtgtggtcacgtaggcacaatagagagacagagagaggttaggcGCACACgctctgatacagcgcattgctgcacccacatagaaaaaaaggcagtgtgctctgtggttactctctcaggtgggcttagcatatcataatcccttgtaccaatagcgtgagttttccgcattcgacttatacgactgacattataaaatacaagaaattatactgtaaaagccCCAACtaatccgtgggagaacttatccgcaagtatatatggaaattccacaccaggccgggggtggcggggtgcactaaaccttctcctgttatcttgGCAGATGAGCTGCGGGGAAATCTGTCTGACTGATCGTTGAAGACGTCAATTCCGGCTCCAGTGCCtggactgatgtcacttccagttctggcgcctAGGCTGACGTCACTTACAGTTCTGGTGCCTAGGCTGACGTCACTCCCAGTTCCGGCACCTACGACaacgtcagaagaaggtcacttccagttcccctacgTCACTTCCAGTCTTTTCTCAAACCTCagtcagttcatgtctggactccattGAAGACACTTCTGTCTTAAcaaaaacccattgcagccagggataatatacaggtggcttccccaaacctttataagtgTGTTGAGTTTGATCCTTTCACACTATATAGCATTAGAACAATTTACATTCAGCTCAACATGCTCACCAATCCCATTCACTCAATGGACTGAATGATTCCTTATACACAATTAAATAGCACAACATAGGAATTTGTTAAACCAGGGCCAGATCTACCATCAGGATGACTTAAGTGCCCACCCTGGGGCCCTGTGTGCAAAGTCTCATTTGCATATGCGAGGAGtggagtgttgtaccatgttagccatagattgatacaggagaaagtagggtgaaatgacaccttttattggctaactaaatagattacaaatgcaagcttttgaggcagctaaggctccttcatcaggcaagatgtaacaaagaaactgaaaaatactcgaGCTTATATTGGGatagcaaagtgatttttttctgtgcataaggtgccccaacactggactgtatgttggggaaactggtcagacactgcgccagcgaatgaactcacatagatttcatattaatcAGAAGAGTGTTGATCTTCCGTTGGcagcacactttaacagtaatggccgcagcataaaggatctgagggtcactgtcttcttcttcttcttcttctttcggctgcttccattaggtgttgccacagtggatcatcttcttccatatctttctgtcctcgtcatcttgttctgttacacccatcacctgcatgtcctctctcaccacattcataaaccttcgcttacgccttcctcttttcctcttccctggcagctctatccttagcatccttcttccaatatacccctcatctctccactgcacatgtccaaaccaacgcaatctctcctctctgactttgtctcctaaccatccaacttgagttgaccctctaatgttctcatttctaattctgtccatcctcatcacacccaatgcaaattttagcatctttaactctgctacctccagctctgtctcctgctttctggtcagtgtcaccatctccaacccatataccatagctggtctcactactgacctgtagaccttccctttcactcttgctgatacccgtttgtcacaaatcactcctgacactcttctccacccactccaccctgcctgcactctctttttcacttctcttccacaattcccattactctgtactgttgatcccaagtatttaaactcatccatcttctccAACTCCActacctgcatcctcaccattccactgacctccctctcattcacacacatgtattctgtcttgttcctactgaccttcattcctctcctctctagagtatatctccacctctccagggtctcctcaacctgctgcctactatcgctacagatcacaatgccatcagcaaacatcatagtccacggggactcctgtctaatctcgtctgtcaacctgtccatcaccattgcaaataagaaagggctcagagctgatccctgatgtaatcccacctccaacttgaatgcatccgtcactcttaccgcagacctcaccgctgtcacacttccctcgtacatattctgtacaactcttacgtacttctctgccactcctgacttcctcatacaatatcacaagcttcccttgaggcaccctgtcatatgctttctccaggtccacaaagacgcaatgcaactccttctggccttctctaaacttctccatcaacatcctcacagcaaacattgcatctgtggtgctcttttttggcatgaaaccatactgctgctcactaatcatcacctcacttcttaactgagcttccactactctttcccatatcttcatgctgtggctcatcaattttatccccctgtagttactgcagtcttgcacatctcccttattcttaaatatcggcaccagtacacttcttctccactcctcagacatcctctcactttccaagattccattaaacaatctggttaagatctccattgccatctctcctaaacacctccatgcttccacaggtatgtcatctagaccaacggcctttccatttttcatcctcttcatagctgtccttacttcctccttgctaatccgttgcacttcctgattcattatctccacatcatccaacctcttctctctctcattctctccattcatcagcctctcaaagtactctttccatctgctcaacactctctcctcacttgtgagtatgtttccatctttatcctttatcaccctaacctgctgcacatctttcccagcttggtccctctgtctagcccaccggtccttttctccctccttagtgtccaacctctcatacaactcatcataagccttttcttcagccttcgccacctctctcttcaccttgtgccttatctccttgtactcttgtctactttctccatctctctgactatcccacttcttctttcccatcctcttcctctgtatactctgctgtatttcctcattccaccaccaggtttcagtttcctctgtccagatgtcacgccaagcacccttcttgctgtcacccttactacttctgttgtagttgcccaactgtctggtaattcttcactgccacccagtgcctgtctcacctcctcccgaaactcaaccttgcagtcttcctttttcaacttccaccatttgatccttggctctgcccttactctcttgatctccaacgtcttcctacagaccaccatcctatgctgcttaactacactttcccttgccactactttgcagtcttcaatctccttcagatcaactcttctgcataggatgtaatctacctatgtgcatcttccgccactcttgtacgtaaccctatgctcctccctcttcttaaaatacgtattcaccgcagccatgcccatccttttggcaacatccactatcctctgaccttcttcattcctctcc
This region of Erpetoichthys calabaricus chromosome 8, fErpCal1.3, whole genome shotgun sequence genomic DNA includes:
- the LOC127528918 gene encoding uncharacterized protein LOC127528918; amino-acid sequence: MGKKKWDSQRDGESRQEYKEIRHKVKREVAKAEEKAYDELYERLDTKEGEKDRWARQRDQAGKDVQQVRVIKDKDGNILTSEERVLSRWKEYFERLMNGENEREKRLDDVEIMNQEVQRISKEEVRTAMKRMKNGKAVGLDDIPVEAWRCLGEMAMEILTRLFNGILESERMSEEWRRSVLVPIFKNKGDVQDCSNYRGIKLMSHSMKIWERVVEAQLRSEVMISEQQYGFMPKKSTTDAMFAVRMLMEKFREGQKELHCVFVDLEKAYDRVPQGKLVILYEEVRSGREVRKSCTEYVRGKCDSGEVCGKSDGCIQVGGGITSGISSEPFLICNGDGQVDRRD